One part of the Candidatus Kouleothrix ribensis genome encodes these proteins:
- a CDS encoding putative toxin-antitoxin system toxin component, PIN family: MRVLLDTNILISALLSPDHQGTIQTLLAQLFQGAFTLLLPEDVVEEFATTVIRKKHLARAFTVQSLEAAMAALIAVAEIVPKIRDEIPRVGRDVKDDYLLAYATIGMADYLVTGDQDLLVLRQVGDVAIVTPAQLLVLVQSAH; the protein is encoded by the coding sequence ATGCGGGTTCTTTTAGACACGAATATTCTAATTAGCGCGCTCCTCTCACCCGACCATCAAGGAACCATCCAAACCTTACTCGCACAGCTCTTCCAAGGCGCTTTTACTTTATTGCTGCCAGAGGACGTGGTTGAGGAGTTTGCCACAACCGTCATTCGCAAGAAACACTTAGCCCGTGCCTTCACTGTTCAAAGTCTCGAAGCGGCCATGGCTGCGCTCATTGCCGTCGCAGAAATCGTGCCGAAAATCCGCGATGAAATACCCAGGGTAGGGCGGGATGTTAAAGATGACTACTTGCTTGCCTATGCCACCATCGGCATGGCCGACTATCTTGTTACCGGCGATCAAGACCTGCTGGTACTACGCCAAGTAGGAGATGTTGCTATCGTGACACCAGCACAGCTCCTGGTACTTGTCCAGTCGGCACACTAG
- a CDS encoding type II toxin-antitoxin system Phd/YefM family antitoxin: MNTGTTSKTISTAQAKAKLSEMIGLVASAEADVIIESHGQPKAVLISVAAYDEMQELRKQQRRAQALERLRAAREAIRARNSDITTDDQAEQVAEEFSQEFIQMLKEKRGVRFERS; the protein is encoded by the coding sequence ATGAATACTGGTACAACCAGTAAAACCATCTCAACGGCACAAGCAAAAGCAAAATTAAGCGAAATGATTGGCTTAGTGGCCAGTGCCGAGGCTGATGTAATTATTGAAAGTCATGGGCAACCGAAAGCGGTGCTCATTTCTGTTGCGGCATACGATGAGATGCAGGAACTGCGTAAGCAGCAACGTCGCGCGCAAGCGCTAGAGCGTCTTCGAGCGGCGCGTGAAGCAATTCGCGCACGTAATTCAGACATTACGACTGACGACCAAGCAGAACAAGTTGCAGAGGAGTTCAGTCAAGAATTTATCCAAATGCTCAAGGAGAAGCGAGGCGTCCGTTTTGAACGCTCCTGA
- a CDS encoding helix-turn-helix transcriptional regulator: MAVRLRVRELAEARGLNISTFQREANLGMSTARRLWHNTSDGNPKGPPLRRLDYDSLEALCRFFQVTPSDLIEITDD, encoded by the coding sequence ATGGCAGTACGATTACGCGTTCGCGAACTAGCAGAGGCACGCGGGCTGAATATCTCGACCTTTCAGCGCGAGGCGAATTTAGGTATGTCCACCGCCCGGCGACTGTGGCATAACACCAGCGACGGCAACCCAAAAGGACCGCCGCTACGAAGGTTGGACTACGATTCGCTGGAAGCCTTATGTCGTTTCTTTCAGGTCACGCCCAGTGATCTCATTGAAATCACGGATGACTAG
- a CDS encoding DUF87 domain-containing protein, translating into MSLSDQLKRAASVDIFKLSLDKTAFVGHPFYFDYAVAHILVADAHKQRVRGIPQGAFLLAFYDNEQSEQEAVLLRALGPTKLPTDQDVIKSMVEYYKDNLQVSGPTSQLDEYTRYEFSFSGLECRVLGTFYKDRKGALVFGADLENFYSAHNYSVFKPSGDILELIVNFREGSVITGQSSDVRIGRVRYSSSMRFQEQEEKEVKVYVSPSDFLGKRTALFGMTRTGKSNTVKKVIQATVEISNQAVFTPDMLGKGNDLFDTNASNPFTEQNAPKYPVGQLIFDINGEYANANLQDDGTAIFEMYKDKVTRFSILNKPGFRVMKTNFFEDIDSGFELLSALLRDEDARYIDNFRAIQLAEEPKSDETDDEEADTAVAVQGNGNSAPKKKWSTSQQRRLAAYKCCLHAAGFSHKDKTIKFPGEVALNTIANNINPSKGITYDQAVSWFSYVWDATGDRSVTFFDDYKRTHDGRDWANDDLKALLVMLTRKRTPGPGKSTDCTGFLILKRALELHTETVGQPYAVEILNLLRQGKIVIADLSQGDPDIIRLYSEKICQRIFSDAMQQFIATKSNNFIQLYFEEAHNLFPKKEDRNLSQIYNRIAKEGAKLNLGIIYATQEVSSISSNILKNTQNWFVAHLNNVDELKEIEKYYDYEDFSESLGRFSASTDKGFIRMKTYSNAFTVPVQVDRFSVK; encoded by the coding sequence ATGAGCTTGTCTGACCAACTCAAAAGAGCTGCTTCTGTCGATATTTTCAAGCTTTCTTTAGATAAGACCGCTTTTGTTGGCCACCCTTTCTACTTTGATTATGCAGTGGCGCATATTCTGGTGGCCGATGCTCACAAGCAGCGGGTTCGCGGAATTCCGCAGGGAGCTTTCTTGCTTGCTTTTTACGACAACGAACAGAGCGAACAAGAGGCTGTGCTATTGCGTGCCCTCGGCCCTACAAAACTTCCAACCGATCAGGATGTTATAAAGTCGATGGTCGAATACTATAAAGACAATCTGCAAGTAAGCGGCCCTACTTCGCAGCTGGATGAGTACACCCGATATGAGTTCAGCTTCTCGGGACTGGAGTGCCGTGTTTTGGGAACATTCTATAAAGACAGGAAGGGTGCGCTCGTTTTTGGCGCAGACCTTGAAAATTTTTATAGTGCCCACAATTACAGTGTCTTTAAACCCTCCGGCGACATTTTGGAATTGATAGTGAATTTCCGCGAGGGAAGTGTTATCACAGGTCAGTCGTCGGATGTTCGTATTGGACGAGTACGGTATAGCTCTAGTATGCGCTTTCAGGAACAAGAAGAAAAAGAAGTTAAGGTATATGTTTCACCATCGGATTTCCTTGGTAAGCGTACCGCTTTATTTGGCATGACCAGAACAGGTAAGTCAAATACTGTAAAAAAGGTAATCCAAGCAACCGTTGAGATAAGTAATCAGGCTGTTTTTACTCCGGATATGCTTGGAAAGGGCAATGACCTTTTTGACACGAATGCTTCAAATCCTTTCACGGAGCAAAATGCGCCTAAATATCCCGTAGGACAGCTTATCTTTGATATCAATGGTGAGTACGCCAATGCCAACCTGCAAGATGATGGCACCGCTATATTTGAGATGTATAAAGACAAAGTTACTAGATTTAGTATTCTCAATAAGCCCGGTTTTCGCGTAATGAAAACTAACTTCTTTGAAGATATTGACTCTGGATTTGAACTTTTATCCGCGCTCCTTCGAGATGAAGATGCACGATATATAGATAATTTTCGCGCTATACAGCTGGCCGAGGAGCCCAAATCCGATGAGACTGACGATGAGGAAGCAGATACAGCCGTAGCAGTTCAGGGAAATGGGAATTCTGCGCCCAAGAAAAAGTGGTCAACATCTCAACAACGACGCCTCGCAGCGTACAAATGCTGCCTCCACGCGGCCGGATTTTCTCATAAGGACAAGACGATTAAATTCCCTGGAGAAGTTGCGCTCAATACAATTGCCAATAATATTAATCCGAGTAAAGGCATAACATACGACCAGGCCGTTTCGTGGTTTAGCTATGTTTGGGATGCAACAGGAGATAGGAGTGTTACTTTTTTTGATGATTACAAGAGAACTCATGATGGTAGAGATTGGGCTAACGATGACCTTAAAGCATTACTTGTAATGCTAACGCGCAAGAGAACGCCGGGGCCTGGAAAAAGCACTGATTGTACAGGATTTCTTATCCTAAAGCGGGCACTTGAACTGCACACCGAAACAGTCGGGCAGCCCTACGCGGTTGAAATTCTGAATTTACTCCGGCAAGGAAAAATCGTTATTGCTGACCTCTCGCAGGGAGACCCGGATATAATTAGGCTTTACTCTGAGAAAATATGCCAGCGCATTTTCTCGGATGCGATGCAGCAATTCATTGCCACCAAGAGCAATAACTTTATCCAGCTCTATTTCGAAGAGGCGCATAATCTCTTTCCCAAAAAAGAGGATAGAAATCTTAGCCAAATATACAACCGCATCGCTAAAGAAGGTGCCAAGCTAAACCTTGGTATTATCTATGCCACACAGGAAGTAAGTTCCATTAGTTCGAATATTTTGAAGAATACCCAGAATTGGTTTGTGGCGCATCTAAATAATGTAGATGAGTTGAAGGAAATAGAAAAGTATTACGACTATGAGGACTTCTCTGAAAGCCTTGGCAGGTTCAGTGCAAGCACAGATAAGGGCTTCATCAGGATGAAGACCTACTCAAATGCGTTCACAGTACCCGTACAGGTTGACCGCTTCTCTGTAAAATAG
- a CDS encoding site-specific DNA-methyltransferase has protein sequence MPRLKHPKQKTSFGRYYIGKAEDILTKTVGASLRGQVQLIFTSPPFPLNRKKTYGNLDGETYAEWLASFAPIFSQLLTPTGSIVIELGNAWEPGKPIQSLLPLQALLRFVQYEGAGLKLCQQFICHNPARLPSPAPWVTKERIRLNDSYTHLWWMSRVEKPKANNRKILRPYSQSTLNMLERGDYNHGRRPSGHTISENSFLTNNGGSIMPNVIEVESINPDEETRLPGNAFSISHTVSNDYYQRNCKEQGIETHPARMPLQLVDIFLQFLTDENDLVLDPFAGSNTTGFCAEKLGRRWVGIEANKEYLKHSQIRLSELAQPQAKTPLQDTPPEGETHELV, from the coding sequence ATGCCACGCCTAAAACATCCAAAACAGAAAACTAGCTTTGGAAGGTATTACATTGGTAAGGCGGAGGACATCCTAACCAAGACCGTAGGCGCATCACTACGGGGTCAGGTTCAACTTATCTTCACATCGCCGCCGTTTCCTCTCAACCGAAAAAAGACTTACGGCAATCTAGATGGGGAAACATATGCTGAATGGCTTGCCTCGTTTGCACCAATTTTCTCTCAACTACTTACTCCAACCGGTTCAATCGTTATTGAGCTTGGTAACGCGTGGGAGCCTGGAAAACCCATTCAATCACTACTCCCCCTACAAGCACTATTGCGATTTGTCCAATATGAGGGTGCAGGATTGAAACTATGTCAACAGTTTATCTGCCATAACCCTGCTCGTTTACCATCACCCGCTCCGTGGGTTACTAAAGAGCGAATACGTCTTAATGACAGCTACACTCATTTATGGTGGATGTCACGGGTTGAAAAACCAAAGGCTAATAACCGCAAAATTCTTCGACCTTATAGTCAGTCTACGCTTAACATGCTGGAGCGTGGGGATTACAATCATGGCAGAAGACCATCGGGACACACCATCAGTGAAAACTCTTTTCTTACCAATAATGGCGGCAGCATTATGCCTAACGTCATAGAGGTAGAGTCCATAAATCCCGACGAAGAAACGCGCCTTCCTGGCAATGCATTCAGCATTTCACATACAGTCTCAAATGATTATTACCAAAGAAACTGTAAAGAACAGGGTATTGAGACGCATCCAGCTCGCATGCCTCTTCAGCTGGTTGATATATTTTTACAATTTCTAACCGATGAAAACGACCTCGTGCTTGACCCGTTCGCAGGATCAAACACCACTGGCTTTTGTGCTGAAAAGCTTGGGCGGCGATGGGTAGGTATTGAGGCTAACAAGGAATACCTCAAGCATTCTCAGATACGGCTTTCTGAACTCGCTCAACCTCAAGCCAAAACGCCACTGCAAGACACACCACCTGAAGGAGAAACTCATGAGCTTGTCTGA